One window of Sphingobacteriales bacterium genomic DNA carries:
- a CDS encoding MarR family transcriptional regulator, producing MDEKKLYNDEFARVAEAFLVYKVRSIWHEIARMYNEMAAEYNSTMATGFILLTINEEKGTPVTHIAPRMGMEPNSLSRLLKTMQEKGLVVRRKSGNDNRKVFICLTDYGIEMRKLALKGVYRVNSQILNRFSPEKIAAFLEIMDFIPLAVDEVCQQLVQEKKSENP from the coding sequence ATGGACGAGAAAAAACTTTACAATGACGAATTTGCCAGAGTTGCCGAAGCATTTCTGGTCTATAAAGTTCGTTCGATTTGGCACGAAATTGCTCGGATGTATAACGAAATGGCTGCCGAATACAACAGCACAATGGCCACCGGGTTTATCCTGCTCACTATCAACGAAGAAAAAGGTACTCCGGTAACTCATATAGCCCCGCGCATGGGCATGGAACCCAACAGCCTTTCCCGGTTGCTCAAAACCATGCAAGAAAAAGGGTTAGTTGTTCGGCGCAAATCAGGCAACGACAACCGCAAGGTATTCATCTGCCTCACCGACTATGGGATAGAAATGAGAAAATTAGCGCTTAAAGGTGTTTACCGCGTTAACAGCCAAATTCTAAACCGTTTTTCGCCCGAAAAAATAGCCGCTTTTTTAGAAATCATGGATTTCATACCCCTTGCAGTTGATGAAGTTTGCCAACAACTTGTGCAGGAAAAGAAAAGCGAAAACCCGTAG
- a CDS encoding DUF4403 family protein → MSRKPNIHISEITEIAKMQESGEGDLSQTFTKARLALSEIEGLINHYLPNGYVIYQTSTMQLGIAQSLLPYTVSVEVTKMSVLQIAAEENELYLYLPLQVKVAVKDKGLLLTLMPLEAVMQVQVKARIQMHLKADWQLFTRTEVEQFNWLLSPELRILGVPVGALTAIEKELERFVGLWIGKIDEVIAEQLNFREIALSVWETLQQSFKIWDEPDLWLRCHPQKAYFSVIQIAGKAKQLELLLCVNGKVETTTDTPSPSGTLQKAPLPNALPLKMMESGQPESIVRVVNHLKYQKIAEVIDKHLSQYTFRFFNNRFHLRFGRVVLYAVPDKNKVLAEAAFKGSMRGKAFISFTPWFDLKNKTLVLRNFEFELDTSSYILRLVNRIAGQKLADKLCDTIQELINEQLTELNLFLHQFLSSQQIENVRFESAISEIAIEKLSFCSDALRATLTIKGQSSAQVLLEDYY, encoded by the coding sequence ATGTCGAGAAAACCGAACATTCATATATCTGAAATAACCGAAATTGCAAAAATGCAGGAATCGGGCGAGGGGGATTTGTCTCAAACCTTCACAAAGGCCAGGTTAGCCCTATCCGAAATCGAAGGGCTGATTAACCATTATCTGCCAAACGGGTATGTTATTTATCAGACTTCTACCATGCAATTGGGAATTGCTCAAAGCCTTCTTCCTTATACGGTGTCGGTTGAAGTAACTAAAATGTCTGTTCTTCAGATTGCTGCCGAAGAAAATGAACTCTACCTTTACTTGCCCCTGCAAGTCAAAGTTGCCGTCAAGGATAAAGGTTTATTGCTGACCCTCATGCCTCTGGAAGCGGTGATGCAGGTACAGGTCAAGGCCAGAATTCAAATGCACCTCAAAGCAGATTGGCAACTATTTACCCGGACAGAAGTGGAGCAGTTTAATTGGTTGCTTAGTCCGGAACTGAGAATTTTAGGAGTTCCAGTAGGGGCGTTGACCGCCATTGAAAAAGAATTAGAGCGGTTTGTCGGTTTGTGGATTGGTAAAATTGATGAGGTCATCGCCGAGCAGTTAAACTTCAGAGAAATAGCTCTTTCAGTTTGGGAAACCCTTCAACAATCCTTCAAAATCTGGGACGAGCCTGACTTATGGCTGCGATGCCATCCTCAAAAAGCCTATTTCTCTGTCATACAGATTGCAGGCAAAGCCAAACAGCTCGAACTACTTTTGTGTGTTAATGGAAAAGTTGAAACAACAACGGATACTCCATCTCCGTCCGGCACTCTTCAAAAAGCCCCCTTGCCCAACGCCCTTCCGCTTAAAATGATGGAAAGCGGCCAACCCGAGTCTATCGTCAGAGTGGTCAATCATCTCAAGTACCAAAAAATTGCGGAGGTCATTGACAAACATCTTAGCCAATATACCTTCCGGTTTTTCAATAATCGCTTTCATCTCAGGTTTGGAAGGGTAGTATTGTATGCTGTGCCGGATAAAAATAAAGTTCTCGCCGAAGCAGCATTTAAAGGCTCTATGAGAGGCAAGGCGTTTATCAGTTTCACTCCGTGGTTTGATTTAAAAAACAAAACTTTGGTGCTCCGGAATTTTGAATTTGAACTCGACACTTCGAGTTATATTCTGCGATTGGTAAACCGGATTGCCGGCCAAAAGTTAGCCGACAAACTCTGCGATACCATTCAAGAACTGATCAACGAACAATTAACCGAATTGAACCTGTTCTTGCACCAATTTTTAAGCAGCCAGCAAATTGAAAATGTCAGATTTGAATCTGCCATTTCAGAAATTGCTATTGAAAAACTTTCTTTTTGTTCCGATGCCCTCAGAGCCACGCTTACCATCAAGGGACAATCCTCAGCACAAGTGTTGCTGGAAGACTATTATTAG
- a CDS encoding segregation/condensation protein A, whose amino-acid sequence MQTQTYHIKLEQFEGPFDLLLFFIERDELDIHDVPIARLADEFLDYIHLMERLNIDLASEFMLVAATLMHIKARLLLPRKELNEAGEEIDPRQELVQRLLEYKQYKEVSVQMEALEEARSMRFERGNLEEENEYIAQKFSTENEIEAISLYKLLQVFSQVMDKYENRNQKVRFSVVKHPYTIGQQKDYFRILMVGKSRVSFEEVFSDCENRIGAIFRFLALLELIQETWLQIQTGLDVNVFWISRNEETEAGSSSGFEDDNADMAIA is encoded by the coding sequence ATGCAAACCCAAACATATCATATAAAATTAGAGCAGTTTGAAGGCCCTTTCGACTTGTTGCTTTTTTTTATTGAAAGGGACGAGTTGGATATTCACGATGTGCCGATTGCCCGGCTTGCCGATGAATTTCTGGACTATATACACCTGATGGAGCGGCTGAACATAGACCTTGCGAGCGAGTTTATGCTCGTTGCTGCTACCCTGATGCACATAAAAGCCCGCCTGTTGCTGCCGCGAAAAGAACTGAATGAAGCCGGTGAAGAAATAGACCCGAGACAGGAATTGGTACAACGGTTGTTAGAATACAAACAATATAAGGAGGTTTCCGTACAAATGGAGGCTTTGGAAGAGGCGCGTTCCATGCGGTTTGAACGGGGAAATCTGGAAGAAGAAAACGAATATATTGCCCAAAAATTCAGCACAGAAAACGAAATTGAGGCCATTTCGCTCTATAAACTGCTGCAGGTTTTTTCACAAGTAATGGACAAATATGAAAACCGGAATCAAAAAGTTCGTTTTTCAGTAGTTAAACACCCCTATACCATCGGACAGCAAAAAGATTATTTCCGGATTTTAATGGTTGGTAAAAGCCGCGTTTCTTTTGAAGAGGTTTTCAGCGATTGCGAAAACCGCATAGGCGCTATTTTCAGATTTTTAGCGCTGTTGGAACTGATTCAGGAAACCTGGCTTCAAATTCAAACCGGTCTGGATGTCAATGTTTTCTGGATTAGCCGGAATGAGGAGACAGAAGCCGGCAGTAGTTCCGGCTTTGAAGACGATAATGCGGATATGGCGATTGCCTGA
- a CDS encoding isoaspartyl peptidase/L-asparaginase, translated as MKLNQVPLLLAVSVFMWLFVFFKQPDIKTELTVQTMPKNTAPIAIAIHGGAGIILKKDMSDSLEQRYRQALSEALLAGYSVLEKGGSSVDAVQAAIVMMEDSPLFNAGKGAVLTNQGYAELDASIMDGNTGKAGAVGGVKTVKNPILAARMVMDNSPHVMMIGAGADDFAKTQGLEIVDPDYFITPLRQKALQNIKEQETKSPPSDGTGFKTELSESGIKKLGTVGAVALDKNGNLAAGTSTGGMTNKRFGRIGDSPVIGAGTFASNKTCAVSATGHGEYFIRNVAAYDISALMEYRGLSVEAAARQVIFEKLLPQGGLGGVIAIDKQGNIAMQFNTEGMYRGLMTGKIHKPHVFIFKDE; from the coding sequence ATGAAACTGAATCAAGTTCCCCTCCTTTTGGCGGTTTCCGTTTTTATGTGGTTATTTGTCTTTTTTAAACAACCCGATATCAAGACTGAACTAACCGTTCAAACTATGCCTAAAAATACCGCTCCTATTGCTATTGCCATACATGGCGGTGCCGGAATCATTCTTAAAAAAGACATGTCCGACAGTTTGGAACAACGATACCGTCAGGCACTTTCCGAAGCGCTGCTTGCCGGTTATTCTGTTTTGGAAAAAGGCGGATCGAGCGTTGATGCCGTTCAAGCCGCCATCGTAATGATGGAAGACTCTCCTCTTTTCAATGCAGGCAAAGGGGCTGTATTGACCAATCAGGGGTATGCGGAGTTAGATGCCTCAATCATGGACGGCAACACCGGTAAGGCCGGTGCAGTAGGAGGAGTCAAAACGGTAAAAAACCCCATTCTTGCCGCAAGGATGGTGATGGACAACTCACCGCATGTAATGATGATTGGAGCCGGTGCCGATGATTTTGCCAAAACTCAGGGGTTGGAAATTGTTGATCCGGATTATTTCATCACACCCCTTCGCCAAAAAGCACTTCAAAACATAAAAGAACAGGAAACCAAATCGCCCCCTTCTGACGGAACCGGATTTAAAACTGAACTCAGCGAATCGGGCATTAAAAAATTAGGCACCGTGGGGGCTGTGGCTTTGGACAAAAACGGCAATTTAGCTGCAGGCACCTCAACAGGCGGCATGACCAATAAACGTTTCGGTAGAATCGGAGATTCTCCGGTTATTGGCGCAGGCACTTTTGCCTCCAATAAAACCTGTGCCGTTTCAGCAACCGGACACGGTGAATATTTTATCCGGAATGTAGCTGCTTATGATATATCGGCACTGATGGAATACCGGGGTTTGTCGGTAGAAGCGGCTGCCCGGCAGGTTATTTTTGAAAAATTACTGCCGCAAGGAGGTTTAGGAGGGGTAATTGCCATAGACAAACAAGGCAATATTGCCATGCAATTCAATACCGAGGGTATGTACAGAGGCTTGATGACCGGCAAAATCCACAAACCTCATGTGTTTATTTTTAAGGATGAATAG
- a CDS encoding T9SS type A sorting domain-containing protein, whose translation MDNTLIAKAKSFFTLFLFFVCLNGLSQNNVRAWYADGQVFVVWEISLPIEETYAIYASPNSFTNTADATLVGRPFALEYLGFGLKDNLQDTTATFRIPDGQGGLYQLALLEGLFVFTPHQTGSLYFAVTKWGDNAVTPGQNITEAAVPFTYDPFNDPVECHLQRTFPSPFTTGYACFAYILWADGRQNHWEGRPDFPIMANAAKNGMPGLFLVSAPVNLDTTNTFPLSVWLHGGGGIARQSLAGSRKEVNINPQDGILVAHDDKIYGRRGDTPPHPDQPSWHFGWGKSYDPFTPNLTLSADTIINYTQRRYVWVDEWLSSRFNVNTHLINIHGHSMGSAGALALVKCFPEHYGSATIFNTGCAGPEDDSNTNYIFGTNADNFPTNLTNRNNEAVRFYDLWDLHTNCSPLRDIPIIRHWHGKNDNNGTMRWSPTVVENYITCDSLGTGAQNHWSERPHGIDLAPDFNDHWIMGIPATQQTMLDNVDFAESRFHNDESFPAFFNHRLDAKNNDPGTGLIGINNGDGDNWGTWGGYHRWENVLESLSSWQVTAWLESNSIFSNDHSPEDFLTADLAIRKPQMFKPLTGQTVFWTVTDLDTGNTLQSGTATVQNDGLVVIPQVAVFKENTRKVVITISTNATLTEELASENLQIRIYPNPASRSVFTEPDWQSVTIIDMNGREISSWKVNTPGQILDVSNLSSGLYYMFIIMKDGNQKTGKFVKQ comes from the coding sequence ATGGATAACACATTAATAGCGAAAGCAAAATCATTCTTCACCTTGTTTCTTTTCTTTGTCTGTTTAAATGGTTTATCCCAAAACAACGTCCGGGCATGGTATGCAGACGGGCAGGTTTTTGTGGTGTGGGAAATCAGTCTGCCGATTGAGGAAACGTATGCCATTTACGCCAGCCCGAATTCGTTTACCAATACCGCCGATGCCACGTTGGTGGGCCGGCCTTTTGCCCTGGAATACCTTGGCTTTGGCTTGAAAGACAACCTGCAGGACACGACCGCCACCTTCCGCATACCCGATGGGCAGGGCGGTCTTTACCAATTGGCACTTCTCGAAGGGCTGTTTGTTTTCACCCCGCATCAGACCGGCTCCCTTTATTTTGCAGTTACCAAGTGGGGGGACAACGCCGTTACACCGGGGCAAAACATTACCGAAGCTGCCGTGCCGTTTACTTACGACCCCTTTAACGACCCTGTGGAATGTCATTTACAGCGCACATTCCCCTCTCCTTTCACAACCGGATATGCCTGTTTTGCTTATATACTGTGGGCAGATGGCAGGCAGAACCACTGGGAGGGTCGTCCCGATTTTCCTATTATGGCCAATGCTGCCAAAAACGGAATGCCGGGGTTGTTTCTGGTGAGTGCTCCCGTCAACCTCGACACTACGAACACCTTCCCACTTTCCGTCTGGCTGCATGGCGGCGGCGGGATTGCTCGGCAGTCGCTGGCAGGTTCGAGAAAGGAGGTCAACATCAACCCGCAAGACGGCATTTTGGTGGCGCATGACGACAAGATATACGGCCGAAGGGGCGACACACCGCCCCACCCCGACCAGCCCTCGTGGCATTTCGGCTGGGGTAAAAGCTATGACCCTTTCACGCCAAACCTGACGCTTTCGGCAGATACCATCATCAACTACACACAGCGGCGCTACGTTTGGGTGGATGAATGGCTGTCAAGCCGTTTTAATGTGAACACACACCTCATCAACATACATGGCCACAGTATGGGCTCGGCCGGTGCACTGGCTTTGGTGAAATGCTTCCCGGAGCATTACGGCTCAGCAACCATTTTCAACACGGGCTGCGCCGGCCCTGAGGATGATTCTAACACGAATTACATTTTCGGAACCAATGCGGACAATTTTCCTACTAACCTGACCAACAGGAATAACGAAGCTGTCCGCTTTTACGACCTCTGGGACTTGCACACCAACTGCTCTCCCTTGCGCGACATCCCGATCATCAGGCATTGGCACGGTAAAAATGACAACAACGGCACGATGCGATGGAGCCCCACAGTGGTCGAAAATTACATCACCTGCGACTCTCTCGGTACAGGAGCCCAAAACCACTGGAGCGAGCGCCCACACGGAATTGACCTGGCACCGGATTTTAATGACCACTGGATTATGGGAATCCCCGCCACCCAGCAAACTATGCTCGACAATGTGGATTTTGCAGAGTCCCGGTTTCACAACGATGAGTCTTTCCCTGCTTTTTTCAACCACCGCCTTGATGCTAAAAACAACGACCCCGGTACAGGTCTCATCGGAATCAACAATGGAGACGGAGACAACTGGGGTACCTGGGGCGGCTACCACCGATGGGAAAATGTGCTGGAATCGCTCAGCTCCTGGCAAGTAACGGCATGGCTTGAGAGCAACTCTATTTTCTCCAACGACCACTCGCCGGAAGACTTTCTGACCGCCGACTTAGCCATTCGAAAGCCTCAGATGTTCAAACCCCTAACCGGACAAACAGTTTTTTGGACAGTAACAGACCTCGACACAGGCAACACCCTGCAGAGCGGCACAGCAACCGTGCAGAACGACGGTCTGGTGGTCATTCCGCAGGTGGCGGTTTTCAAAGAAAATACCCGGAAAGTAGTCATTACGATAAGCACGAATGCCACCTTGACGGAAGAACTTGCATCAGAAAATTTACAAATCCGCATTTACCCAAACCCTGCAAGCAGGTCCGTTTTTACGGAACCCGATTGGCAGTCCGTTACCATCATTGACATGAATGGCAGAGAAATCAGCAGTTGGAAAGTGAATACTCCCGGCCAAATTTTGGATGTTTCAAATTTGTCAAGTGGACTTTATTATATGTTCATAATCATGAAGGATGGTAATCAAAAAACAGGTAAATTTGTCAAGCAGTAA
- a CDS encoding ImmA/IrrE family metallo-endopeptidase — translation MRTELDISANMLTWAIARAGYDLHEFIGKVPNVQLWIKGEKKPTVKQLEDFSKKVYLPFGYLFLPNPPEEKLPIPFFRTNDPQATNVSVNVYDTILLLLQRQDWLKEYLKDNDFKPIPFVGKFKGTENIATIVYDIRQTLGLRENWASQFDTWEESLNVLTHKIQEAGIIAMFNGIVENNTHRPIEVDECRGFVLVDEYAPFMFINNSDSKAAQMFTIVHELAHIWTGNSAGFDFKKLKPADNPIEVLCDKVAAEFLVPQATFHDVWQKYPKIKTCSRYFKVSEIVIARRALDTGKITLHEFYSFYDEYINREIKKKDNQIGGGDFYATTKKRLSLTFAAHVNNAVKSGKLLYRDAYRLTSLKGDTYQKFFTQHF, via the coding sequence ATGAGGACAGAACTTGACATAAGTGCAAACATGCTTACATGGGCGATTGCCCGTGCTGGTTATGACTTGCACGAGTTTATAGGAAAAGTTCCCAATGTTCAATTGTGGATTAAGGGTGAAAAAAAACCGACAGTAAAACAACTTGAGGATTTTTCTAAAAAAGTTTATCTTCCTTTTGGGTATTTGTTTTTACCAAATCCCCCAGAGGAGAAACTACCTATACCCTTTTTTAGAACAAACGACCCACAGGCAACCAATGTAAGTGTTAATGTATATGATACTATCTTGCTTTTGCTGCAAAGACAAGATTGGTTAAAGGAATATCTAAAAGATAATGACTTTAAACCCATTCCCTTTGTTGGAAAATTCAAAGGAACAGAAAACATTGCAACGATTGTTTACGATATTAGACAAACACTTGGGTTAAGAGAAAATTGGGCAAGCCAGTTTGACACATGGGAAGAATCCCTAAATGTCTTAACACATAAAATTCAAGAAGCTGGTATAATAGCAATGTTTAATGGGATTGTTGAGAATAATACGCACCGCCCTATTGAAGTTGATGAATGTAGAGGATTTGTTTTAGTTGATGAATATGCCCCATTCATGTTCATTAACAATAGCGACAGCAAAGCCGCTCAAATGTTTACAATTGTTCATGAATTAGCTCACATTTGGACTGGCAATAGTGCAGGATTTGACTTTAAGAAGTTAAAACCTGCTGACAATCCAATAGAAGTGCTTTGTGATAAAGTTGCTGCAGAATTTTTAGTTCCCCAAGCTACATTCCACGATGTTTGGCAGAAATATCCAAAAATAAAGACTTGTTCTAGATACTTTAAAGTAAGTGAAATTGTAATTGCAAGAAGAGCATTGGATACTGGGAAAATTACTCTTCATGAGTTTTACAGTTTTTACGATGAATATATTAATCGTGAAATAAAGAAAAAGGACAATCAAATAGGCGGAGGAGATTTCTATGCTACTACAAAAAAGAGATTGAGCTTGACTTTTGCAGCTCATGTAAACAATGCTGTTAAATCAGGCAAACTATTGTATCGAGATGCTTATCGTTTAACAAGTTTGAAGGGTGATACTTATCAAAAATTTTTCACTCAACATTTCTAA
- a CDS encoding DUF4411 family protein: MSIFIVDSNFFIEAHRATYPLDVAQSFWNKVKQLAEDEKIVSIDKVKIELFDHEDALKHWCVSNLPQDFFKDTTTVIQQYSQVATWAASMSSHYLPSALSEFLDANEADAYLVAYALANSATRIVTTQEISQPNKRNKIKIPEACNAFGVQYCNTIEMFRRLGETF; the protein is encoded by the coding sequence ATGTCGATATTCATAGTTGATAGCAATTTTTTCATAGAAGCACATCGAGCAACATACCCACTTGATGTAGCTCAAAGTTTTTGGAATAAGGTGAAGCAATTGGCTGAAGATGAAAAAATTGTAAGTATTGACAAGGTAAAAATAGAATTGTTTGACCACGAAGACGCTCTAAAACACTGGTGCGTTAGCAATTTACCACAAGACTTTTTCAAAGATACCACAACTGTAATACAACAATATAGTCAAGTAGCCACTTGGGCTGCATCTATGAGCTCACACTACTTACCAAGTGCACTATCAGAATTCTTAGATGCGAACGAAGCAGATGCTTATTTAGTAGCTTATGCTTTAGCAAACTCTGCAACTCGCATTGTAACAACTCAAGAAATAAGTCAACCAAACAAAAGAAACAAGATAAAAATACCTGAGGCGTGTAATGCGTTTGGTGTTCAATATTGTAACACAATAGAGATGTTTAGGCGACTTGGTGAAACTTTCTAA
- the yhdJ gene encoding adenine-specific DNA-methyltransferase, with the protein MEILGNEQHKIIHGDALEALKTLPDNSVDLIFADPPYNIGKNFNGHIEKWKTEEAYLEWCYEWLDLCIHKLKPNGSFYVMTATQFMPFFDIYLRKKLDILSRLVWYYDSSGVQAKKYYGSMYEPILFCVKDKNNYTFNTNDILVEAKTGAKRKLIDYRKAVPTVYSSEKVPGNVWEFARVRYRMDEYENHPTQKPIALLERIIKASSNEGDLVMDPFSGTFTTCFVAKELGRNSIGIELQVEYVKIGLRRLQLAKEFKGEKLEKEIRTFETEKLATANTLKLFEEPNGKYIHSKH; encoded by the coding sequence ATGGAAATATTAGGTAACGAACAACATAAAATTATTCATGGAGACGCTTTGGAAGCATTGAAAACGCTACCCGACAACTCTGTGGACTTAATTTTTGCCGACCCACCCTACAACATTGGCAAAAACTTCAACGGACACATTGAAAAATGGAAAACGGAAGAAGCATACCTTGAATGGTGCTACGAGTGGCTAGACTTATGTATTCACAAACTTAAACCAAATGGTAGTTTTTATGTAATGACAGCGACACAGTTTATGCCGTTTTTTGACATTTATCTTCGCAAAAAGTTAGACATACTTTCCCGACTTGTTTGGTATTACGACAGTTCAGGCGTTCAAGCAAAAAAATACTACGGTTCAATGTATGAGCCGATTTTGTTTTGTGTAAAAGACAAAAACAACTATACTTTTAACACAAACGACATTTTAGTAGAAGCAAAAACAGGAGCAAAACGCAAACTTATTGACTATCGTAAAGCCGTTCCGACAGTTTACAGTTCAGAGAAAGTCCCTGGCAATGTTTGGGAGTTTGCAAGGGTTCGTTATCGTATGGACGAATACGAAAATCATCCGACACAGAAACCAATCGCTTTACTTGAAAGAATTATCAAAGCAAGTTCAAACGAAGGTGATTTAGTTATGGACCCATTTTCGGGAACGTTTACTACTTGCTTTGTTGCAAAAGAACTTGGCAGAAATTCCATTGGCATAGAACTTCAAGTAGAATATGTAAAAATTGGCTTGCGGAGATTGCAGTTAGCCAAAGAGTTTAAAGGCGAAAAATTAGAAAAGGAAATCCGCACATTTGAAACAGAAAAGTTGGCTACCGCCAACACCTTAAAATTATTTGAAGAGCCAAATGGAAAATATATTCACAGCAAACATTAA
- a CDS encoding restriction endonuclease, protein MENIFTANIKSVLEKHFGKNVDDIFDKSQLIQYINEKTRSANKGSKSRSSFANLYAIYVIIEDYIANGYDQKGDYSKYEGALFNKLFARQRELPFGSKLQNHALNNRMNSEFQKYFPSSEFIPILRNHETNRYWINENLLKIKVGKANFNIAKAIIEIIDEYARTKQDAFQRFVKSCEELQEIGKTTPKKIEEFVIGLLAPNVDARLFEIVSYSILKYFYHDQHIFWGYELEKLNKENLKLYKTGRTNANDGGIDFVMKPLGRFFQVTETLDFKKYFLDIDKIQKYPITFVIKSTEPTEDLLKKIRDNAGKTYSIKAIVAKFMDCIEDVINIPTLNDGFNDAVKQGYLNKILDEVVIQSKVEFNYEETDDDEE, encoded by the coding sequence ATGGAAAATATATTCACAGCAAACATTAAATCGGTTTTAGAAAAACACTTTGGCAAAAATGTTGATGATATTTTCGATAAGAGCCAACTAATTCAATACATAAACGAGAAAACCCGTTCTGCAAATAAGGGTTCAAAATCTCGTTCAAGTTTCGCAAACCTTTACGCTATCTATGTTATCATAGAGGACTATATTGCCAATGGTTACGACCAAAAAGGGGATTACTCAAAGTATGAAGGTGCATTGTTCAACAAACTTTTTGCAAGACAAAGGGAATTGCCTTTTGGTAGCAAACTTCAAAATCACGCTTTGAACAACAGAATGAACTCGGAATTTCAAAAATATTTTCCAAGCTCAGAGTTTATCCCAATACTTCGTAACCACGAAACAAATCGTTATTGGATAAATGAAAACCTTTTGAAAATAAAAGTTGGCAAAGCCAACTTCAATATCGCAAAGGCTATCATTGAAATAATTGATGAATACGCAAGGACGAAACAAGATGCTTTTCAACGTTTTGTAAAGTCCTGTGAAGAATTGCAAGAGATTGGCAAAACAACACCAAAGAAAATTGAGGAATTTGTAATTGGTTTGCTTGCACCAAATGTTGATGCAAGGCTTTTTGAAATTGTTAGTTATTCAATTCTCAAATATTTCTATCACGACCAGCATATATTTTGGGGCTATGAACTTGAAAAACTAAACAAAGAGAATTTAAAACTTTACAAAACAGGAAGAACAAACGCCAATGACGGAGGTATTGACTTCGTAATGAAACCTCTTGGACGATTTTTTCAAGTAACAGAAACTTTGGACTTCAAAAAATACTTTCTCGACATTGACAAAATTCAGAAATATCCAATCACTTTTGTAATCAAATCAACCGAACCGACTGAAGACCTTTTAAAGAAAATCCGGGACAACGCAGGCAAAACTTATTCAATCAAAGCCATAGTCGCCAAATTTATGGACTGCATTGAAGACGTGATAAATATTCCGACCCTTAACGACGGATTTAACGATGCTGTGAAACAAGGCTATCTAAACAAAATCCTTGACGAAGTAGTAATTCAAAGCAAAGTTGAGTTTAACTATGAGGAAACGGACGATGACGAAGAATAG